Proteins from a genomic interval of Cognatishimia sp. WU-CL00825:
- a CDS encoding DUF6552 family protein: protein MKTVDLVKWVATAIQLVGYGLTGLNIVPWNVFFFFAGIVLWFAVGVMWKDRAIMVVHLGAFVSLMAGYLNS from the coding sequence ATGAAAACAGTTGATTTGGTTAAGTGGGTCGCAACTGCTATCCAGCTGGTTGGATATGGGCTGACGGGATTGAACATAGTGCCATGGAATGTATTTTTCTTTTTTGCCGGGATCGTGCTTTGGTTCGCGGTTGGCGTTATGTGGAAAGATCGGGCCATCATGGTGGTGCATCTGGGCGCGTTTGTGTCCCTGATGGCCGGTTATCTAAATTCATAG
- a CDS encoding tail fiber domain-containing protein — MINFKICRNTVSAVSISAMIAVTACAPFSSPSSGPSSNYCVGNRTTCVLAAVIIVAGVMLAQGVGGISHYYLSSDERLKTDIKKLKVLDNGITVYAFRYVGDDRYFSGVLAQDLLKDPRYEHAVKTGPKGYLMVNYGALPLQGIDMDIMKEAGDAALKRS; from the coding sequence ATGATTAATTTCAAAATTTGCCGCAATACAGTTTCCGCGGTTTCTATCAGCGCGATGATCGCAGTGACTGCCTGCGCACCGTTTTCCAGCCCATCCAGCGGCCCTTCTAGCAACTATTGTGTGGGCAATCGCACCACCTGTGTGCTGGCTGCAGTTATCATTGTTGCTGGCGTTATGCTGGCCCAAGGCGTTGGGGGCATCAGCCACTATTATCTTTCATCAGATGAACGCCTGAAGACCGACATCAAAAAGTTGAAGGTTCTGGACAACGGAATAACGGTCTATGCCTTCCGCTATGTGGGGGATGATCGCTATTTTTCAGGCGTCCTAGCACAAGACCTTTTGAAAGATCCGCGTTATGAACATGCCGTTAAAACCGGTCCAAAGGGGTATTTGATGGTCAACTATGGCGCGTTGCCGTTGCAGGGCATTGATATGGATATCATGAAAGAAGCTGGCGACGCTGCGTTGAAAAGATCCTAA